DNA from Tursiops truncatus isolate mTurTru1 chromosome 8, mTurTru1.mat.Y, whole genome shotgun sequence:
ATAATCACCAACACATTGCCCAGGAGCTGTTAGGTGAGAGACAAAATGACAATTAGATATGTTGAGTAGAACTTTCCTAAAAGATTGCAGAAAATAATGGCTTAATACCTACACCCACTCCTAACTCCACATCGTAAACTGCTCCATGGTTTGTATCTGTGCAATAAACTCTGATAAGCtagttcttaaattttatttaaattctatgAGCCCTCCATTCAACATTCTGTCTACCTATATCCCCTCACTCTCTCCCATTTCACCATTTTTatttgcctctctccctccctctcacattTACCAATTGTCTAATCTTTGTCATCATAGGATTTCAGGGCTACATAGGTTCTTAGAGTGAGTTTAGTAAAGTCTCCAACCAATGCAGGAATAAGCTTCCACTTAGTCCCAATATTGATGggtaatttaatatatttagagaATTGATTGATATTTCTTTGAGATAATCTGCCTAAAAATTATTCTCCCAAATATCTTCCTAAACTTCAATCATCAGGAGCCACATAAAATAAGACATTTCTCTTTCCTTGAGACAGGTTTTCATCTACCAAAACCCAGATTCCATTCCTCCTTGAACAAGTCTGTTATTCTCTGATATTCTCTAGGGTAAACAAATCCAGTTCTAACAAAAGTTCCCGAAAACTTTTAAGCAAACTCAGGCTTAAAAGGGCTAGTAGCCCTTTAGTGTCACTAGTCCTGAACCGAGGTGCTCTTGGTATGTCCACTGGAATTCTGCCCTCTTAACACCAACTTTGATCTATGATTTCTGAGATCTTTGCTAGTCTTTGCAACCAAAGACTCAACTTCCATTATTATTCCAAAgtaaaaagcataaaaagaacACATGACCATTTCCTGAACTCACCCTGAAGTTCTCAGGATCCACGTGCAGCTTGTCACAGTGCAGCTCACTCAGCTTAGCAAAGGCGCCCTTGAGGTTGTCCATGTTCTTAACAGCATCTCCAAAGGATGTCAACACCTTCTTGCCATGGGCCTTGACCTTGGGGTTTCCCATTATGGCAGAGGGAGAGGACAGGTTGCCAAAGTTGTCAAAGAACCTCTGGGTCCAGGGGTAGACAACCAGGAGCCTATGAGATGAGACCATAACAGATGAAAAATCAGTGACTCGAAAAGTTTGAAGAATTTCCTGGTCAATTTACCAGGCTCATATTCACCATCCTCCCCCATGAAGTCCAGTTGCTACCTGCCCAGAGCCTCGCCTCCAGCCTCTTCCACATTCACTCTGCCCCACAGGCCAGTGATAGCAGCCTTCTCCTCAGCAGTAAAATGCACCATGATGTCAGGTCTTGAAGCTTACTGGTGATCACAGAAGTGTCAGAAGCAAGTCTGTGCTGCTGCTGGAAGGTGTGGCCTTTTATTCTTTACTGCTGAACTTCTGGCCCTTTGTTCCCCCTAATCCTTTAAAGTCATTGGTCAAGGCTGAGCTGTGTCCCTCAGGGGTGGAGTCAGGTCAGGAAATGGTCAGCAAGGAAGATGTATATTGAGTCTGTGATAATGTGTTGGTTCCTGAAACATCCTTCTTTTGTTGGCTCCTCCTCCATCCTCAAaacaatttttcattcattctctcttttcaccctcttctctccccatgtCATCCCCCATGATGACATCCATCTCTCCCATTCTCCTTATCCCAGAAAGACCCATAGAATGCAGCTAAGCCCAAGATAGAGTTCCAGTCAAACCAGGTTTAATATTTGGGTTAAGGATGGTGAGATGGTGACAGGGACAAAAAcacagtcaagaaaaaaaaatacaattgttgACACAGAACCTCAGCCAGTTCTAGCTCTCTTGAGGAGTGGATTATAGCCAAGCTCTggattttagttttctaagggaGACAAAACACATACATGGTTACTTTAGGAAGCTGaatggaaatgcaagggatcTACAATAGAACTAAGACCTCAATCCCAAAGTAACATAACCAAAGATTATTTCATAGAGAGAACAGGTAGAATAAGCTTACATCCTGTGCTTCCAGGGAACTCTCTCTCTGTCCATTTCTCTATGACAGCAAGGGAAACTGTCTACTCTGGAGACATTGCCCTGAGTGCTCTTCTTGATTTTCTGTACTTATTTATACCAGCGTGGCTGCTAAGGagtctgaaattatttaaaaccaGGACTTGTGATCAAACTGAGGAGTAGATGAATTGTTATGATAGGCTAGCAGTTGGAGTATGTTTAATGTTTGTGGAAGCCATCAGTTCAGGAGACTTCAAGTTTCTCTAGTgtccttattttttgttttcttttgtattttgatgTCCCTGTTGGCTCTGGGTTTCCCTAAGAACACATCATCATGAAATAGATTATGTACCTTGCAACTTTTCCAGCTGCAATCCTCTGTTATTATACTGGAGTCCTGTTGATATAGTGGTAAGGAATGGTGGAGGAGAAGCCATCtataattgtataattaaaaatcagCCTTCAGTGGACCAGTTTACCTGGGCTGTGACTTTCACAAGTGTTTCTTAGCTTATTCCCCCCTTAAGAAAGATAGGAAAGAATCCCTGGGCTAGACTATCATTAACTTTCGAAAAGttaatgactattttttttttttttttttttgcctagtcACGTTATCTTCAGTACTTTGCATACTCAATACTGAAGCTATAGCATAGCATGTTTCTTGAATAAAAAATCTGCATCTATCAAACAGTATAAATTTGAGGTTTGGTAACTATGCAGGCCTTAAATGGAAGCAGTATGGTTAGATCCCACCCATTAACAAGATCATCTACCATGAGGAATTATGAGAAACTAGGATCCTTTGACCTAGCGAGGGCAGTTAATGATCACTCCTCTCCCAAACCCCTTTCAGCCTTTGCTAATTCTAGCCCCAGAAGGGTTCCTTCTGAAACCAAAATTTGACAACCCCTATCTTACTGAGTCTGAGGCATCTCTGAGGGAAAGGAAAACCTCTTAGATTACTAGACCAACAAGCTACTGTAGCCCTTCTCTCTACTCCAGCCCCATTTAGGCATTAATGTCACCAGTTATTTCCTgcacctgttttgtttttgtttgtttgtttgtttttctttcccttccctttccccttccccttcttcttcttcctccttctccttcttcttcttcttcttcttctgtgtattcatttgttttctgggggttggggggcatttattttattttggtttgtttttaattaacagaGGTAGACAGATCcagtgtttttctccttctggggaCTTGGGCTGGTGATAGCTGGGTGGGGTCAGAAACTGTGAGCTTAGATAGGAGCTCAGGACTACACAGAGCTGTGGCAAAGAAGAGGACTAGCTAAAGAAGTGAAAGACAAAGTGCTTTTCTTACTGGCTTCAAAGACTCTGTTCTTGGCTTTTATACAAGTAGACAAGTGAAAGACATTTTGGGTTAGTGTTTGGGGGTCTTGCATGGTTAACTGTTTAGAAATGCCTGATAAATATGCTCTGTGTAAAATatatttgtgtgcgtgtgtgtgtgtgtgtacaaatatgtgagtattataaaaatatgaaggCAACAGTGACTAGATAATATGCAAGACCTCAAAGGATAGGGGAACAAATCTCACACTAATTTCaattgctattaaaaataaatttagtgatAAAAAAGAGAGACTCAAAGTCACCTGAAAGAAACAGAATGACTCCCAGGCCAGAAGCTCTGAACTATGATTATAGTTAGATTATAATCTATGGAATGTTCTGATGTATAAAGAGAAGTGTATTAATCATTAGAGAGTTGGCCAACAAGGAAAGTATAGGAAAAGGAATGTTGCTCTGTTGGCTCAGAATCTAGAGATGTTTTGAACCTCACATAACAGTTATGTCCAAGCCAAACTTATTATCCTTCCCATGAAGATGGATGAATAAGCTATGTCTGAGCCTAGTGGCAAGATGCTTACTTAGCATGATTGTATCCAGCTGCTTGCTTTGGAACAGTTTGTTTCCTCTACTTTTTCTTGATTGATACAAGGAAAGAATGTATTGCTCACAAAGACATGAGTATTCAAGTTATAAATctcaatgtaaatggataaataagtacACAGgtttctatttttaggtttgtgTGCCTTTCATTTTAACAAGAATAAGACTTCAAGAGTCAATCTCAGCCTACAGGACAAATGGGCCACATCCTAGAACTAAGTAATTTGATCAAGGTCCTGGTTGCTGAGGTCTAAATACATCTAGTTGGCATTACCTCTTTTGGCATTACTACACTGTATATCTTGGTATGTGTGTAGCGGtgggtgtatgtgtatatgtcttTGTAGTGATAGATGTATGTGTTTGCTCTTCAGTTGTTCATTCAATACTGCAAAAGTTCTGAGTAtacagaagcaaaacaaaacaaaacattttcatggAGTTGATAGTAAGCGAAGTgaaacaataagtaaataaacaaataaaatatatggtataTGCCAAATGATGTTAAGTGCTATGGAGGAAAAGAACACTGGAATGAAGGATAGAGTTTAATGGGGACAAGGGTGGAAGGGTATTACTACTTTAAAATGTATGGTAGGGATTTCTTCACTATAAGGGGACACTTGAGAAGACACCGACAGATTATAAATAGCCACTGCATATGGATTAAATGTTTAAGACATAGGGAATTACAAATATAAGTATCTTAAAGTGGGAGGATGCTTAGAATTTTCAGGGATTGAAAATAAGGCCCATGTAGGAGCAGACTGAGAGGGAGAGTAGAAGTGCTGGCTGTGGAGGTGCTAATCTATAAAATTTGTGACAATAATAATACCTGTATCATAGAGTTGtaagaaaaagcatatatatatttataaacatatatgtatacatattatatctgcacatatgtgttatatatacacacatatacacctaTATTTACAGATACACATAtaaacatgcacatatatacacacacatatatgtgtgtatgtgccaaCAAACGTTGGCAATTGTTGTTATTGTAGGAAATTGTTATGGTAGGAAATTTGGCTTTATTATGATCGATGCAGGAAACTATCAGAGACCTTTGGACAAAGAGGTTACCATACATGATTTACACTTTTACAAGTGTGCTTTGGCTGCAGTATTGGGAAGACACTGTCCGGTGGCAGTTGTAGAAGGAGACAGATCAATTAGGAGTCCGCAGTAAGAGTTCAGGTAGAGATTATAACGCCTTACA
Protein-coding regions in this window:
- the LOC101315568 gene encoding hemoglobin subunit epsilon-1, with the protein product MVHFTAEEKAAITGLWGRVNVEEAGGEALGRLLVVYPWTQRFFDNFGNLSSPSAIMGNPKVKAHGKKVLTSFGDAVKNMDNLKGAFAKLSELHCDKLHVDPENFRLLGNVLVIILASHFGREFTPELQAAWQKLVAGVATALAHKYH